In a single window of the Caproicibacterium sp. BJN0003 genome:
- the spoIIP gene encoding stage II sporulation protein P, translated as MGKYLRTAGTALLAIFSFACVFSRLPEFSAQQAAVAAADTALPLGFYHEVVNPHEPEALNSLPQSVYIPPVSSNSGVSSDKSSAATNESSEAASGSLPSDSLSDSLLDGNILETDLSQGGTEQNGIFIKNSTAGNSVDVADVLSQKTTLNIHKDGSPMVLIYHTHTCEAYAGVTSSDDPTLSVVAVGDAIAEELKAAGIGVIHDTTIHDSPNYDGCYDRSCATVQKNLAQYPSIQVTLDIHRDSMTTKDGIRYKPTAIINGKRAAQVMIISGCDDGTLNFPNWAENLKLAVRLESGGAQFSKLMRPLDFTNRRYNEELTNGSLLCEFGTEVNTLDEAVYSGHLFGQVLSQELSKIAQDAG; from the coding sequence TTGGGCAAATACCTTCGTACAGCCGGAACCGCACTCCTAGCTATTTTTTCCTTCGCCTGTGTGTTTTCGAGGCTGCCGGAATTTTCCGCTCAGCAGGCTGCCGTTGCCGCTGCAGATACGGCTCTGCCGCTGGGTTTTTATCATGAAGTCGTCAATCCACATGAACCGGAGGCACTTAATTCTTTGCCTCAATCCGTTTATATTCCGCCGGTTTCCTCTAATTCCGGCGTTTCTTCAGACAAGTCATCAGCAGCAACTAATGAATCTTCTGAAGCTGCTTCTGGAAGTCTTCCTTCGGATTCCCTTTCTGATTCTCTTTTAGACGGAAACATTCTCGAAACTGATCTTTCTCAAGGTGGAACAGAGCAAAATGGAATCTTTATCAAAAATTCAACTGCCGGGAATTCCGTTGATGTAGCAGATGTTCTTTCACAAAAAACGACTCTGAACATTCATAAAGACGGCAGCCCAATGGTATTGATCTACCATACACACACCTGCGAAGCATATGCGGGCGTTACCAGCAGCGATGATCCAACTCTCAGCGTTGTGGCGGTAGGGGATGCCATTGCCGAAGAATTAAAAGCAGCAGGGATCGGCGTCATCCATGATACCACAATCCACGACAGCCCTAATTATGATGGCTGTTATGACCGCAGCTGTGCTACCGTTCAAAAAAATCTTGCTCAATATCCCAGCATTCAGGTAACACTGGACATTCATCGAGATTCCATGACGACAAAGGATGGAATCCGCTATAAACCAACCGCTATCATCAATGGAAAACGGGCTGCACAGGTCATGATCATTTCAGGATGCGACGACGGCACGCTCAATTTTCCAAACTGGGCGGAAAATCTAAAGTTAGCAGTTCGTCTGGAATCAGGCGGCGCACAATTTTCAAAACTGATGCGTCCACTCGATTTTACCAACCGCCGCTACAATGAAGAACTCACCAACGGTTCTCTGCTCTGTGAATTCGGCACAGAGGTAAACACACTGGAT
- the lepA gene encoding translation elongation factor 4 — protein MKIPRERIRNFSIIAHIDHGKSTLADRILEQTKSVPLREMEDQILDDMDLERERGITIKAHAVTLVYTAKDGLDYVFNLIDTPGHVDFNYEVSRSLTACEGAVLVVDASQGIEAQTLANTYLAVDAGLEIVPVINKIDLPSADPERVKAEIEDVIGIPAEDAPCISAKLGTNIPAVMEQIVSLIPPPQGDETAPLRALIFDSYYDAYKGVVAHIRIMSGTVKNGDVIRVMSTGGEFTVVECGYMRATSFENAGELQAGEVGYLTASIKEVREARVGDTITLRDNPAKEPLPGYRAAQPMVFCGIYPADGAKYPDLRDALEKLQLNDAALSFEPETSVALGFGFRCGFLGLLHMEIIQERLEREYHLDLVTTAPSVIYEIVKTDGQTVYIDNPTNYPDPSLIAEAREPMTDAHIYSPSEYVGNIMELCQDRRGVFQDMQYLDTDRVDIHYILPLNEIIYDFFDALKSKTRGYASFDYEVKGYQKSSLVKLDIMLNGEVVDALSFIIHSDKAYSRARKMAEKLKDKIPRQLFEIPIQACVGGRIIARETVKAMRKDVLAKCYGGDISRKKKLLEKQKEGKKKMRKLGTVEVPQEAFMAVLKLDDD, from the coding sequence TTGAAAATCCCACGGGAAAGAATCCGCAATTTCAGTATTATCGCACATATTGACCATGGCAAGAGCACACTTGCCGATCGAATTTTGGAGCAGACAAAATCGGTCCCTCTGCGCGAGATGGAAGATCAGATCTTGGACGATATGGATCTGGAGCGTGAGCGCGGGATTACCATCAAGGCACATGCGGTTACGCTGGTCTATACAGCAAAAGATGGGCTCGATTATGTCTTTAATTTGATCGACACCCCCGGTCATGTAGACTTTAATTATGAAGTCAGCCGATCCTTGACTGCGTGCGAAGGCGCAGTCCTTGTTGTGGACGCTTCACAGGGCATTGAGGCACAAACACTTGCCAATACTTATCTCGCGGTAGACGCCGGATTAGAGATCGTACCGGTCATCAACAAGATTGATTTGCCGAGCGCCGATCCCGAACGGGTAAAAGCTGAGATCGAAGATGTGATTGGAATCCCCGCAGAGGATGCACCCTGTATCAGCGCAAAGCTGGGGACAAACATTCCCGCAGTTATGGAGCAGATCGTTTCACTGATTCCGCCACCGCAGGGAGATGAAACGGCACCGCTGCGGGCACTGATCTTCGATAGCTATTACGATGCATATAAAGGCGTGGTAGCGCATATCCGTATCATGTCCGGCACCGTAAAGAACGGCGATGTAATCCGTGTAATGTCTACCGGCGGCGAATTTACCGTAGTGGAATGCGGCTATATGCGCGCGACTTCTTTTGAAAATGCAGGGGAACTGCAGGCAGGCGAAGTGGGGTATCTGACCGCTTCCATTAAAGAAGTGCGTGAAGCCAGGGTAGGCGATACTATCACGCTGAGAGACAATCCTGCAAAGGAGCCGCTGCCTGGCTACCGAGCAGCTCAGCCGATGGTTTTCTGCGGTATTTACCCCGCAGACGGCGCAAAATATCCGGATTTGCGAGATGCACTCGAAAAGCTGCAGCTCAATGACGCCGCGCTTTCCTTTGAACCAGAGACCAGTGTCGCGCTTGGCTTTGGATTTCGGTGCGGTTTCTTAGGGCTTCTGCATATGGAGATTATTCAGGAACGGCTGGAGCGGGAATATCATCTTGATTTGGTCACGACAGCGCCCAGCGTTATTTATGAAATTGTCAAAACGGATGGACAAACGGTTTATATTGACAATCCGACAAATTATCCAGATCCTTCTCTGATTGCCGAAGCACGCGAACCTATGACGGATGCACATATTTATTCGCCCAGCGAGTATGTAGGCAATATTATGGAACTATGCCAAGATCGGCGCGGTGTCTTTCAAGATATGCAGTATCTGGATACGGACCGGGTCGATATTCATTACATTTTGCCGTTAAACGAAATTATTTATGACTTTTTTGACGCACTTAAAAGTAAAACCCGCGGTTATGCGAGCTTTGATTATGAGGTAAAGGGCTATCAAAAGAGCAGCCTTGTCAAACTCGATATTATGCTCAACGGCGAAGTCGTGGATGCACTTTCTTTTATTATTCATTCCGATAAAGCTTATTCACGTGCGAGGAAAATGGCAGAAAAACTCAAGGATAAAATTCCTCGCCAACTTTTTGAAATTCCGATTCAGGCTTGTGTTGGCGGGCGTATTATCGCAAGAGAAACGGTTAAGGCGATGCGTAAAGATGTTCTTGCAAAATGTTACGGCGGTGATATCAGCCGTAAGAAAAAGCTTCTGGAAAAGCAGAAGGAAGGCAAGAAGAAGATGCGCAAACTTGGCACGGTAGAAGTCCCGCAGGAAGCATTTATGGCAGTCTTAAAATTGGATGATGATTAA
- a CDS encoding sodium-dependent transporter, with protein MNQETKTRSTFSGKVGFVLAAAGSAVGLGNIWRFPYLAAKYGGGIFLFVYIILAVTFGFVLMITEIAIGRKTGLSAIEAYGAINKKFKFLGVLTSLVPIIILPYYSVIGGWVMKYLAVYIAGQGNEAAGAKFFGNFISEPIEPVLWFLFFIGLTAIIVLFGVQKGVEKASRILMPVLVVLSVAVAIYSVTLPGAMEGVKYYLLPDFSKFSINTVLGAMGQLFYSLSLAMGIMITYGSYMKRDVDLVQSARQIDIFDTGIAFIAGLMIIPAVFAFTGEAPKKAGPGLMFQALPQVFANMGFGTVAGILFFLLVLFAALTSSISLMETVVSIFQDKLGWERRGTCLVVLLGAIAIGIPSSLGFGPWSMVQIIGMDILDFFDFISNSVLMPIVALLTCICIGHVVGPKFVEDEISLSGKFREKKMYNATIRWIAPVCIVAILISSVMSALGIITI; from the coding sequence ATGAATCAAGAAACAAAAACCCGCAGCACTTTTTCCGGTAAAGTCGGATTTGTATTAGCTGCAGCGGGCAGTGCAGTCGGCCTGGGGAACATTTGGCGTTTCCCATATCTTGCCGCAAAATACGGCGGCGGTATTTTCCTGTTTGTTTACATTATTCTTGCGGTCACCTTTGGTTTTGTGCTGATGATCACAGAAATTGCAATCGGGCGGAAAACCGGTCTTTCTGCGATCGAAGCCTATGGCGCTATCAACAAGAAATTTAAATTTCTGGGTGTTCTTACTTCTCTGGTGCCAATCATCATTCTGCCTTACTACAGCGTAATCGGCGGCTGGGTCATGAAATATCTGGCGGTCTACATTGCTGGTCAGGGGAATGAAGCTGCTGGGGCAAAATTCTTCGGCAACTTTATCAGTGAACCAATTGAACCGGTTCTCTGGTTCTTGTTCTTTATCGGCCTCACCGCAATCATTGTTCTGTTCGGTGTACAAAAAGGTGTTGAAAAAGCCAGTCGAATTCTGATGCCGGTACTGGTCGTTTTGTCCGTTGCAGTAGCAATCTACTCTGTCACTTTGCCCGGTGCGATGGAGGGTGTTAAATATTATCTGCTGCCCGATTTCAGCAAATTCTCCATCAATACCGTTCTCGGTGCTATGGGACAGCTTTTCTATTCTTTGAGTCTTGCTATGGGCATCATGATTACTTATGGCTCCTATATGAAGCGGGATGTAGACCTTGTGCAGTCTGCCCGTCAGATTGATATTTTCGATACCGGCATTGCTTTTATCGCCGGCCTGATGATTATTCCGGCTGTCTTCGCCTTTACAGGAGAAGCTCCTAAAAAAGCAGGTCCTGGTTTAATGTTCCAAGCTCTTCCGCAAGTTTTTGCGAATATGGGCTTTGGTACTGTTGCCGGTATTCTCTTTTTCTTGTTGGTTTTATTTGCAGCATTAACTTCTTCGATCTCGTTGATGGAAACTGTCGTTTCCATTTTCCAGGACAAACTCGGGTGGGAACGTCGCGGAACCTGTCTGGTTGTTCTTTTGGGTGCAATTGCCATTGGGATTCCATCCTCTCTGGGATTTGGCCCTTGGTCAATGGTTCAGATCATTGGTATGGATATTCTGGACTTCTTTGATTTTATCAGCAACAGTGTTCTGATGCCAATCGTTGCTCTGCTTACCTGCATCTGCATTGGTCATGTTGTTGGTCCAAAGTTTGTGGAAGACGAAATCAGCCTTTCCGGAAAATTCCGGGAAAAGAAAATGTACAATGCAACAATTCGCTGGATCGCTCCGGTCTGTATCGTAGCAATTCTTATTTCCAGCGTTATGAGTGCTCTGGGAATCATCACAATCTAA